The Aquamicrobium lusatiense genome segment GGACGCTCGACGAGCCTCTCGGCTATCTGCGCCGCATCGTGCGCAACCTCGCCATCGACTGGACGCGGCGTCTTTCCAGTGAGCGCCGGACCGTCGATGACAAGGCGGAATACGGCTCCATTGCTGCCGACCGGCCGTCGCCGGAAGATGCGCTGGTCTCGCGCGACGAGCTGCGCCTCGTCATGGAAGCCATGGCCGAGTTGCCCGAGCGAACCCGCATTGCCCTGATGATGCACCGCTTCGACGGTTTCAAGCTCAGGGACATAGCAGCGCATCTCGGTATTTCCGTCGCACTTGCCCACGCGCTGGTTTATGAGGGGCTTGAACATTGCCGGCGGCGGCTTGCGCGAGGTGGGTGAGTGGCGTCGTCTTCCGGCATTTCTGAAAAATCGCCCATGCCATGCGTTCTATAGGTGAAGGCATGGAAACGCGGACAGCCGGCAGCAACGTTGCCGCAAAGTCATCCGGAGACGTTGCGATTCACGAAGCCGAAAACCCGAACAGGCCGAAAGACGAAGCGCTGCGCTGGCTGATCGCCTTGCAGGAAGAGCCGGACGACGCGGCTCTTGCTGCGCGCTTCGAGGTCTGGCTGGCGCAGGACGAGGCCAATGCTCGCGCCTGGGCGGAAGCGAGCCATGTCTGGGGCGTGCTCGGCGCGGCGGAGCCTGCTCTCGAGCGCCGCTACGGCTCGCCGGAAGCCACACGCTCGAAAGGCCGCCGGCCTGCGGTCCGCCGTCGCGGCCGGCTTGTCGCCACCGCGGCGATGGGCATTGTCGCCCTGTTTGCACTGGTGCTGCTGCAGCCTGCGCTCACGATCTGGATGATGGCTGATCATGCCACGGGCGTGGCGGAAACCCGCGCGATCCGGCTCGATGATGGCAGCGTGGCCTGGCTCGGCGCTGAAAGCGCCATTCAGGTTTCATTCGACAAAACCACCCGGCGCGTGACGCTTCTGTCAGGTGAAGCATACTTCGAGGTTCAGCGCGACGCCGGCCGTCCGTTCCGCGTCAGTGCCGACGGGGTCACCACCACTGTTCTCGGCACCGCCTTCGATGTGCGCTCCGATCCCGATGCCGTCTCGGTGGCAGTCAGTCATGGCAAGGTTGCGGTGGCATCGGCAAGAGCGCCCGGCATGGCGACGGATCCGCTGGAAGCCGGTGACTGGATCAGCATAGACCAGACCGGCCATGCAGAACGGGGCAGGGCCGATCCGGAACTGGCAGGGGGCTGGCGATCGGGCCTGCTGGTGGTGCAGGACCGGCCGGTGGAGGAGGTGGTGCGGGTGCTGGGCCGCTATCAGCGCGGGCGCATCATCATCACCGGCTCCGGGCTGGCTGCGCGGCGCGTTACCGGCATCTACGATCTCAATGCGCCAGCCGAAGCCTTGCTGGCGGTGGCCGAAACCCACGGCGCCACCGTGCGCCGCATCAGTCCGTGGCTGACCGTGGTGTCAGGTTGGTAGCAGCCGTTACCCGGTCCCTATCTTCCTGAAAATCCCGGGATTTTTCTGCACCACAAAAAACCTGAGCATTTTTCTCTGAAAAAAAGTCGGGCTGCTTCGTCCTTTCACTGAAAGGGCATGGCTGGGATTTGCGTATCCGGGAAACAGCAGAGCGATGGGGTGTGGAATGGTCGGGAAAAACTGTCACGGCGGAGCAAGGCGCAGGCTGGGCGCGGCGTTGTTGCTGAGTACGGCGCTGGTTTCGGTGCTGCCTGCCGGTCCGGTTCTGGCGCAGCAGGCCGCGACCGCGCAGGAGCAGCGGAATTTCGACATTCCGGCCCAGCAGCTCTCGACCGCCCTTGTGCTTTATGGCCGTCAGGCCGGGTTGCAGGTCTCCGTCGATGCAGCGGCTGTGCGTGGCGTCGCTGCGCCCGAGGTTCGTGGCAGGCTGACATCCGGTGCCGCGCTGGAGCGCCTGCTTGAAGGCAGCGGTCTGGCCTATCGTCTCAATGGCCGGGCGGTGGTGATCGCCGGTCGCGGCACCCTTGCAGCGAACCCCACGGATGGCGCCGGGGCTGTCGTGCTGGAAACGATTGACGTCACTGGCGGAACGGGTGGGGCGGGCCTGCGCGGTTCCGCCTGGCAGCCGTCTCCCGACGAAATCTACGAAACGCCCGCTTCCGTCGCCAATATCGATGCCGGAACGATTACCAGTCACGGTCACAATCTCAACAATGCCGTCCGTTCGGTTGCGGGCGTGTATAGCTGGGAGAATGCAGCCCAGCCGGGCATGGCCGTCAACATTCGCGGGCTGGAAGGCATGGGCCGCGTCACCAGCACCATCGATGGCGTGCGCCAGAACTACCGTTTCACGGGCCATGGACCCGCCGGTTACACCTATGTGGAGCCGTCGCTCATTTCCGGCGTCGACATCACCAAGGGTGCCATCGCCACCGCCGGCGGTGCCGGCACGCTGGCTGGTGCCGTCAATTACCGCACGCTTACCGTCGACGACGTGCTTTTGCCGCATGAGAAGGCGGCCGCGCAGATCACGGCCACTTTCGGCGGCAACAAGAACGACGACATGTCGATCACCAAGGCCGGCGGCGTGCGCTTCGACCTTGCCGGAAACGAGAACGGCGGCAGCGTCTTCGGCGCGGTCAACCTCACCAGCGTCGGCAATTACGAGGATGGTGATGGTACGCTGGTCAACAACAGCTGGCGCGACGTGAAGTCGGGCCTTCTGAAAGTTTCCCTCAGCCCGAACGACGAGCATCGCCTCGATCTCGGCGGCGTCTTCTACACCACCGACTTCGTCGCCAATTTCTACGGGCAGACGGTGACCAACAAGACCTTCACCGCCAAATACGCCTACACGCCCGACAGCAATCTCATCGACCTGCGGGTAAACGGCTATCTCAATCGCACGCAGTCTGAGTGGAAGGCGAACCCCGGCAGCAGCATCGTGGTGACGACCTATGACGGCCGGGTGATGACCACCGACTCGCTTGGCTTCGACGTCACCAATACTTCGCGGTGGGATTTCGACGGATACGGGCTCAAGCTCGACTATGGCGTCGAATATTATCGCGACGATTTTTCCGGAAACAGCAAGGCTGACGCCAATCCGGACGGGGTGTCCGGCGTGGGCGGCGGGTTCGTGCAGGGAACACTGTCGGCAGGCATGTTCGAGTTCATTCCAGCCTTGCGCTATGACATCTATACGATGGATAGTTCGGGCACGACTGGTAATGTGCCGGAAAACTACTGGACCATTCAGGATCATCTGACCGGTTCGACGCGTGATACGCTGACGAGGCCGTCCAATGCCATATTGAACAACACCACCCGATACACGGTTACGGAAACGCCTTTCGATGCACCGTGGCGTGGTGACTTCGACATCGACGAAGCGAAATTCAAGCTGAGCCCCAAGGTCACGCTGGCCGCTAAGCCGCTCGAATGGCTGCAGGTCTACGGCACCTATGAGGAGAGTTTCCGGGCTCCGACCGTCAATGAAATGTTCTTCGGCGGCTCCCACGGCAGCGGCGTAAACGCCAGTTTCCTGCCCAATCCGGCCCTCAGGCCCGAAGAGGCGAAAGGCTGGGAATTCGGCGCCAACATTCTGCGCAACGGCATTTTCACGCCGGATGATGCGCTGCGCCTCAAGACGGCATGGTACCAGAAGGACATAAAGAACTTCATCATTTCGCATTGCTTCGGCAGCGGCTCGATGTGCTGGTTCGAGAATGCGCCGGGCACCAGCCGCCTGCGCGGCGTCGAAGTGGATGCCAGCTACGACATCGGCTGGGGCTTCGCCGGCCTGACCTATGCCCGCAACAGGTCCGATCTCGAGTTCGGCTATGGTATTGGCGGCATGGGCGAGCCGAGCCGGCTGCCGGACGACTACATGACGCTGACTGCCGGCGTGCGCCTGCTCGATCGCAAGCTCACACTGGGCGCGCGCATGAACGACGTGGCCAAGGGAACGCTGGTTCAGGATAGCTGGGAAACGTCAGCCTATACGACCTACGACCTGTTCATGAACTACCAGCCGTCGGACAGGCTCAACCTCTTCGCCAATGTCACCAACCTGACCAATGTAAACTACATGCCGGCCATGTCGCAGGATGCCGCGCCGGGTCGGCGCATCTTTGGCGGCGCCACCGTCAAACTGGGCGAGGGACCCCTGTTCGGCCAGTTCGAGAGGCCGGTTCTCGGAGGCGTGTTCGGCAACACCGTGCATGACTATGACACAGCAAACGGCCGCAAGCTATGGAACGGCCCGCATGTCGGCATCGCCGCCGGATATTCATGGGCCGAGGCAAACACCGACCGCATCGTGCCCCCGGATACGCGCTCGCCGCTGGTGGGCTTCATCATTCCCTTCGACACCAGAGGCTATAGCGGCAAGCTGAGTGCCGGTTACGACCATCAGTTCGACAGCGGGCTGGTTCTTGGTGCGGACGCAGGGTTCAGCTTCGGTGATGTCAGTCTCGGCCAGACCACGGTCTGGACGGGCGTGCTGTGTTGTGGCGGTGTTGACCGCCGGCGTTACGCCGACATCAGCTCCAGGCTCGAATGGTCGAGCGCCCTGCGCGGCCGCGCCGGCTATTCCATGGGAACTTACCTGCCGTTCCTGACGGCGGGCGTCACATGGGCGAGCTACAGCCATTCCTTCGAGTTTTCGGATGCCAGCGCGGTGACTGTGCCGGGTGTCCCGAATATAGAGCATGACGGAACAACCTATGTCGGCTGGACGATCGGCGCGGGACTTGAGAAGGCCATTACCGAGAAGCTGTCGCTGCGCGGCGAATACAGCTATTCCGACTATGGCAAGAAAAGCGGATACGCTTTCCGCCAGACATCGAACGGCAGCACTTATGATGTCGACGGCGAATATGGCATCGACCTCAGGCAGCACGATTTCAAGGTCGGCCTGTCCTACAGGTTCTGATCGTCGGGAAGAAAGCCGTTCCCGTTGCATCTGTGCTGCGGGCACGGCGGATACCGGACCTTTGAGGATCACCCTGCCTCGAAAGATTTTCCGCGGTGATTGAGGATCTGTCAGAGTGAGCCGGGCAGTACAGATGGGGATCAGCAGCGGAACAGCCCTTTTGCGGTGCGGAAGCGTTTCGTCCCAGCTGCCGTGCAAACCTGCATAGTCTTCACGCTTGCCAAGGTGCTGCTCATGGACGAGGTTGGCATCGACCCCGCTCATCCAGCACCTGACGGGTAATCGTTTGAAGCGCCATGCCGCGTTATGAGTTCGCGCCTGAAATGACGTGGCTACGCATTCTGTTTGCGATAGGGGGCGGGGTTGATGCCGTGCCGGCTCAGTCGTGCATAGAGGCTGCGCCGCGGCAGATTCAGCGCCACGGCGGCGGCGGACACGTCGCCGCCCAGCCGGGCCAGCGTATCGCGCAGCAGGCCTTCCTCGAACCTGTCCATCTGCGCCGAAAGCGCCATGTCGATAGTGCCGGCCTCCGCGGGCATGCGCCCGTCCTGCCGCAGGCCGAGCGTGAGCTGCACCGCGTAATTCTGCAATTCACGCACGTTTCCCGGCCAGTCGTGCCGCAGCAGCCAGTCCAGAACCGGCGCATTGAGCACCGGACGGGGGCGATCGTGGAAGGAGGCGGCTTCATCGAGGAAGATCGACAGCAGCACGCCCAGATCCTCGCGTCTTTCCCTCAGCGGTGGGATGCGCAGCCGCACCGTCTCCAGCCGGTAGAGCAGATCGGCGCGGAAGCGCCCCGCCGCCACCTCGGCACGCAGGTCGGCCTTGGTGGCGGCGATGATGCGCAGGTCCACCTCGCGCGGCGAGACCCCGCCATTGCCGTGCAGGACACGGTCCTGCACCACGCTGAGCAGCCGTGCCTGCAGGGCGGGCGCGAGGCTGTCGATTTCGTCGAGGAAAAGCGTGCCACGGTCGGCTTCGGCGATCTGGCCGCGATGGATGCGCGTGCCGAACAGCACCTCGTCGGCGATCTGTTCCGGCAGGGCGGCGCAATCGACGGTGACGAGCGGACGGTTGCTGCGCATGCTCCAGCGGTGGAGCTGGCGCGCCACAAGCGCCTTGCCGGTGCCGGTCTCGCCCTCGATCAGCACGTCCACCTCCACCCGGGCGAGCTGGCGCATGGTGTCGCGCAGGCGCAGCATGGCCGGCGACTCGCCGACCAGCGGAAAGCCTTCGCTGACCTCGGCCACCGCCTGCCGCAGGCGCCGGTTCTCCAGCACCAGCCGCCGCGTTTCCATCGCCCGGCGCACCGAGGCGATCAGATGATCGGTGGGGAAGGGCTTGGCGATGAAGTCGAACGCACCCTGCTTCAGCGCCGCCACTGCCATGGCGATGTCGCCATGCCCGGTCATCAGGATCACCGGCAGTTCCGGATCGCGCGCCAGAACCGCGCTCAAAAGTGCATGGCCATCGAAGCGCGGCATGCGCAGGTCCGTCACCACCACGGCCGGCAGCTCGTGCGGGGACTGGCCGGAAAACAGGCTTTCCAGCGCCGACTGGCCGTCGCCGAAACTCTCGATCTCCAGCCCGGCTATGGAGAAGCTGTCGGCCAGCGCCGTGCGGAACGGCAGGTCGTCGTCGACGAGAAGGATGCGCATCGCAGCGTCGGTTGTCATGCGCACCTCATGCTGATCACGAAGGCGGCGCCGCCCAGCGGCGACGGTGCGGGTTCCAGCCCGCCGCCCAGCTCGCGCATGATGTCGCGTGCGATGCCGAGCCCAAGCCCCAGCCCGCCCGAGCGGCCGGTGACGAAGGGATCAAAGATCCGGTCGGCCAGCTCCGGCGCGATGCCGGGGCCATTATCGGCAACCGTCAGATTGAGCCTGTCGCCGGCGCGCGAGACCGTGACCTCGATACGCGGATCGGGGCGACCGGCCAGCGCATCCAGCGCATTCTGCAGGACGTTGACCAGAACCTGCTCCAGCCGGATACGGTTGGCCAGCACGGCCGGCTGACCATGTCGGGCCAGTGACGGCGCAAGTGACGGGCCCAGAGGCGAGGCAATCGACGCGGCGAGCGATGGGGGCAGCGACAGGTCGACGCCGAGCTTGCGGATCCGGTCGCCGACCAGGAGCAGGGTACCGGCCATCACCTCGTCCAGCGAAACGGACGTCACCTCGCCACCGCCCCCGCGCGCGAACTGGCGCATTTCCTGCGTGATCGCGCCGATGCGCGCCGTCAGCTCCACCGCGGAATCGAGGCCGGCGCCGACCCGGTCGAGCCGTCCGGCCTCAAGATGGTGGCGGGCGTTTTCCGCCAGCGTGCGGATGGTGGCGACCGGCTGGTTGATCTCGTGCACCAGCCCGGCCGTGATGGTTCCCAGCGAAGCGAGGCGATTGGCCTGCGCCAGCTCCTCACGTGCATCGCGGTAGCGCCGGTCGGCCCGCTCGCGCTCGGCCATCTGCTCTTCCAGCGCCAGCGTGCGCTCGGTGACGGCCTCTTCAAGCGTGCGCCGGTAGGCGGCAGCGCGCGCCGCGCGGGTGAACCACCACCACATGGCCGTGCCCAGCGCCATCAGCCCGGCGAAGGCCGGCAGGGCCAGCACCCATGCCCGCTCGCGCGCGGCGGCAAGCCCCGGCGCGGCATCCAGCATCTGCAACAGCCGCAACCGGGTGCCGGGTATCGGCAGTTCGGCAACGATCAGCCTTTCGCCATACGGCCCGCGCGCCTCGCCGGTTCCCGGCCAGTCGAGTTCGGCCACCTCCAGCGCCGCATCGGAATAGAGCCGGCTTTCCGCGATCCTCGCCCTTGCCTCATCCGACAGCGGCGAGAGAACCCGCATGACATCGGCAGCATCGGACGACGCCAGGATGATGCCCTCGGGATCGACCAGCAGCGCCCGCCCCGGATCGTTCGCCCACAATGCGGCCAGCGCCGCGAACTCGAACTTGACCACCACGATGCCGAGAGGGTCGGCAGCGCTTCCGATCCGCCGGGCGAAGAACAGGCCCGGCCGGCCGCTGATCGCGCCGGCGCCGTGATACTCCGCATTTCCCTTGGTCAGCGCGTCGGTGAAATAGGGCCTGAAGCTGAAATTCTCGCCGACGAAACTATCCGGCTGGTCGTAATTGGAGGCGGAAACGACAAGCGCATCGGAATCGGTCACGTAGATCACCGGCGTTCCGGTCTCCCGCGACAGCAGGGCGAGTTTCCTGTCGAGCCGCCGTGCCGCGCCCTGCGCCTCAT includes the following:
- a CDS encoding sigma-70 family RNA polymerase sigma factor is translated as MASSDRNLSVYLAHRGELVDYATAIVGDRSRGEDVVQEAFLRFRSSASERTLDEPLGYLRRIVRNLAIDWTRRLSSERRTVDDKAEYGSIAADRPSPEDALVSRDELRLVMEAMAELPERTRIALMMHRFDGFKLRDIAAHLGISVALAHALVYEGLEHCRRRLARGG
- a CDS encoding FecR family protein, translated to METRTAGSNVAAKSSGDVAIHEAENPNRPKDEALRWLIALQEEPDDAALAARFEVWLAQDEANARAWAEASHVWGVLGAAEPALERRYGSPEATRSKGRRPAVRRRGRLVATAAMGIVALFALVLLQPALTIWMMADHATGVAETRAIRLDDGSVAWLGAESAIQVSFDKTTRRVTLLSGEAYFEVQRDAGRPFRVSADGVTTTVLGTAFDVRSDPDAVSVAVSHGKVAVASARAPGMATDPLEAGDWISIDQTGHAERGRADPELAGGWRSGLLVVQDRPVEEVVRVLGRYQRGRIIITGSGLAARRVTGIYDLNAPAEALLAVAETHGATVRRISPWLTVVSGW
- a CDS encoding TonB-dependent receptor domain-containing protein; the protein is MVGKNCHGGARRRLGAALLLSTALVSVLPAGPVLAQQAATAQEQRNFDIPAQQLSTALVLYGRQAGLQVSVDAAAVRGVAAPEVRGRLTSGAALERLLEGSGLAYRLNGRAVVIAGRGTLAANPTDGAGAVVLETIDVTGGTGGAGLRGSAWQPSPDEIYETPASVANIDAGTITSHGHNLNNAVRSVAGVYSWENAAQPGMAVNIRGLEGMGRVTSTIDGVRQNYRFTGHGPAGYTYVEPSLISGVDITKGAIATAGGAGTLAGAVNYRTLTVDDVLLPHEKAAAQITATFGGNKNDDMSITKAGGVRFDLAGNENGGSVFGAVNLTSVGNYEDGDGTLVNNSWRDVKSGLLKVSLSPNDEHRLDLGGVFYTTDFVANFYGQTVTNKTFTAKYAYTPDSNLIDLRVNGYLNRTQSEWKANPGSSIVVTTYDGRVMTTDSLGFDVTNTSRWDFDGYGLKLDYGVEYYRDDFSGNSKADANPDGVSGVGGGFVQGTLSAGMFEFIPALRYDIYTMDSSGTTGNVPENYWTIQDHLTGSTRDTLTRPSNAILNNTTRYTVTETPFDAPWRGDFDIDEAKFKLSPKVTLAAKPLEWLQVYGTYEESFRAPTVNEMFFGGSHGSGVNASFLPNPALRPEEAKGWEFGANILRNGIFTPDDALRLKTAWYQKDIKNFIISHCFGSGSMCWFENAPGTSRLRGVEVDASYDIGWGFAGLTYARNRSDLEFGYGIGGMGEPSRLPDDYMTLTAGVRLLDRKLTLGARMNDVAKGTLVQDSWETSAYTTYDLFMNYQPSDRLNLFANVTNLTNVNYMPAMSQDAAPGRRIFGGATVKLGEGPLFGQFERPVLGGVFGNTVHDYDTANGRKLWNGPHVGIAAGYSWAEANTDRIVPPDTRSPLVGFIIPFDTRGYSGKLSAGYDHQFDSGLVLGADAGFSFGDVSLGQTTVWTGVLCCGGVDRRRYADISSRLEWSSALRGRAGYSMGTYLPFLTAGVTWASYSHSFEFSDASAVTVPGVPNIEHDGTTYVGWTIGAGLEKAITEKLSLRGEYSYSDYGKKSGYAFRQTSNGSTYDVDGEYGIDLRQHDFKVGLSYRF
- a CDS encoding sigma-54-dependent transcriptional regulator, with amino-acid sequence MTTDAAMRILLVDDDLPFRTALADSFSIAGLEIESFGDGQSALESLFSGQSPHELPAVVVTDLRMPRFDGHALLSAVLARDPELPVILMTGHGDIAMAVAALKQGAFDFIAKPFPTDHLIASVRRAMETRRLVLENRRLRQAVAEVSEGFPLVGESPAMLRLRDTMRQLARVEVDVLIEGETGTGKALVARQLHRWSMRSNRPLVTVDCAALPEQIADEVLFGTRIHRGQIAEADRGTLFLDEIDSLAPALQARLLSVVQDRVLHGNGGVSPREVDLRIIAATKADLRAEVAAGRFRADLLYRLETVRLRIPPLRERREDLGVLLSIFLDEAASFHDRPRPVLNAPVLDWLLRHDWPGNVRELQNYAVQLTLGLRQDGRMPAEAGTIDMALSAQMDRFEEGLLRDTLARLGGDVSAAAVALNLPRRSLYARLSRHGINPAPYRKQNA
- a CDS encoding sensor histidine kinase; translated protein: MAGVVAVLAAGVWAVAADLARNQAIAALNEEAARIARQHLRLFESEFARFRVLPVALGEYGDVAEALTAGVQGDGANEAQGAARRLDRKLALLSRETGTPVIYVTDSDALVVSASNYDQPDSFVGENFSFRPYFTDALTKGNAEYHGAGAISGRPGLFFARRIGSAADPLGIVVVKFEFAALAALWANDPGRALLVDPEGIILASSDAADVMRVLSPLSDEARARIAESRLYSDAALEVAELDWPGTGEARGPYGERLIVAELPIPGTRLRLLQMLDAAPGLAAARERAWVLALPAFAGLMALGTAMWWWFTRAARAAAYRRTLEEAVTERTLALEEQMAERERADRRYRDAREELAQANRLASLGTITAGLVHEINQPVATIRTLAENARHHLEAGRLDRVGAGLDSAVELTARIGAITQEMRQFARGGGGEVTSVSLDEVMAGTLLLVGDRIRKLGVDLSLPPSLAASIASPLGPSLAPSLARHGQPAVLANRIRLEQVLVNVLQNALDALAGRPDPRIEVTVSRAGDRLNLTVADNGPGIAPELADRIFDPFVTGRSGGLGLGLGIARDIMRELGGGLEPAPSPLGGAAFVISMRCA